A window of Phaseolus vulgaris cultivar G19833 chromosome 4, P. vulgaris v2.0, whole genome shotgun sequence genomic DNA:
aaacatttatttatgttttgagGATAAGGAAGAATTATTAGAATAGTAgttataaattttgatattattaaattataattttatgatattttttttatatttatataatattaatttttttttgtataattttatattaatattgtaagttttttttaaaaaatataaatttaaaattcaattaattgtttttataaaaatatggatttggatttaaaatccaatccaaatatttggatttggattatgtaaaaatccaaattagttttataaaaaatatggatatggatttaaaatccattccaaatatttggatttggattggatttttcaaaatccaatccatgaccACCCTTACTTGAGAGGATCATGGTCTCATGGAACACGACTCATTGCTCAAGTTTTACATATTATCTCTAACCTAACCTATTTTTACTTCTTGAACTTATACTTAAAAGTCAAGTTTCATcatcaattttttatgtgaCGTGCTAACTTAATAGAagtatatatatagagagatagATATAggtttatcatttttattatttgtcacttactttttaatatatgcACATTCTAAAAGTAACGGAGGTTTTCAAATCACTGGAAATAACAGAGGTTTTCAAACTACTAAGAATAGCGAGGGTTTTCAAACTGCTGGAAGTAATGAGGGTTTTCAAACTGTCGAGAATAATATGGGTTTTAAAACCATAAGGAATAACGGAGGTTTTCAAATTGCCGGGAATAACAGGGATTTCAAAACCACCGGAAAGTGATTATTTTTCAGGGATTCGTAGAAACTGTCGATAATTAGTTATCGACACTGGATTTTCCAGAAAAAACAAACTGCGTGTAATGCACTTTACGAggatttaaaaattagtttatatttcatgatttttttagtgttaaCGGAGGTTAAAACCGTCGGAAACGCTAAATATAATcctactaaaaataatttttgttgttgtgttaAAACCTTTTACATATCTTTATCTCCCTCGTAGTCTCATCATATCACATATGCATCTATTACTTCACTCGTCTATTTCTGTTTTTCTATCTATATTCAGACATTGAAGTATCTCTCaaacattttcaaaaaaaaagaAGTTAATCCTCGTCACTAAGACCTTGACCTTTAAGATGAACTTCAAATGTAGTAATAGACATTTTCATTTCTGAATTAGGTTAATCTATGTCGAAATATACAGAAACAAATTCTCCCGATCGcagtaatataataataatttaaagaaaaataaactaatcTGCTTAATCACATTGCAGAATATTCATACATGTCTAGATTCCAATGCCTTATGCAGCCATTTTTGTCATTTCCTTAGTAACCAAATCTCTTGATCGGTTAATTGTGACAAGGCACAAGCACGCATGCTCTTTGAGTTCTTCCACTGTTTTCCTAAATCCATCATCACTTTTTCTAAGCTCCTTCACTATTTGCAGAGAGAATTTATGAATCTTCTTGTCCAAACAGAATTGTATCTTTGCCCTTATATGTTCAATGTCATCGTAAAGCCGATCCACAAGTCTACTCATTGTATCCAAGTCTTTGTTTAATATATAAGTTCCCTTAGCTGCTATCTCAAGCTGCTCACAAACTTTACCAAGAAACCTCCTTGAAAACCTTGGAAGCTCCTTCTCAAGATTCTTGCATGTAAAGTTGAGAATTGTTGGGGTGACTAGTGCAGTTAAAGTACGTGTTGTTATAGCAACTATGTCACACCCTACAAGATCACAAAATTCTGATGTCTTCAGATATGTCTTTAGCTTAAAGTTCCTTTCCAGCATTTTTCTCATTGATTTCAAACGATTCAACACTGATGCGTTTTCATCACTAATGAGCTTGAAGTCATGGCACTTGAGGTCTGAAAAAGGGTTAGTTAAGATGGATGAGTTGAGCTTAACAATGATAAGCTTCAACTTTTGTTGTGagtcatcatcatcattatccATGATTTCTAGAGCTCTTTCTATGAATTTGTAATTACATTGAACTTGATTGATGGTGTTTAGAAGATGGCTGCAAATGAGTGAAGCCTCAGCACTGATGTCAAAGTAATCGAGCATGAGATTCTTTAGTTCTGATTTCTGTGAAAGGATTGTTGTATCAATAATGTTGTGTACAGTTTCTTGGCCTGGTTCAAGGAGGGTTTCTGAGTATTTATTCTGGTTGGAATAAATGGAAGGTTGGTGAGCAAGTAATTGAGCTTTGTCAAAGAAATCAACATAGGATTTTGATCTTAAAGCCCTTAGGTATTCCTCATGGAAGTTTACACTTTTTGATAAATCTTTGGGTTGTTTTGCATCTGAAACTAGAAATGTAATTTACTTAAAATGTGTCCTTATATATATGATAGAATAAACAAGAAATGCACAAGGAAGTTATGTCATAATATCATATAATGTAATTCAAATTATTTAGTAACAAGCATAATTTGAACATGACAATATACAATactttattattgaaattaattaataatactgatatatatatatatatatatgtattaatttaaatttataatttaaatttaaataaagagttttgcaaaataaatctttgaaattaATTTCCATACATgcaaataaattttttcatttttaattcataaaaatCATGTAACTTAAGAGAATTATAATCAATATGTTTTTCATAGTTTAATCATTCAAATTGATATTACAGAtgtaaatatatgtttttgatTATCTGtacttatttaaattaaaagaaaataatacattaataTTCAAGTTTCATAAAAGAAAACTCATATGATCAACTCATTTATAAATTTACCATTGTATATattgttgttttcatttttattgtcTCATTCTAAAGTAGCCAATTTAACTTCTATTTTACAAAGTCATCCAATCTTTTATTCTTTATGTAAGTtgagttttttgtttttttcattttatttgaatGTTTTTGTACATATTTTGTGTAATAGTTAGCATTGAAAGTTTGTTTGTTGATATTATTTAcgattttttcattttcaattattGAAGtggtaaaaaaattcaaaaagggTTTTATCAAGCAATATATGAGAAGTtctactattttatttatttattttttatttctattatgatttcatttatatatctctagcagtaatatttttttctttattaacaaTTGCTTTACAAATAGCTCATCGGGGTGAGAAGCTTAGGCTCTGTTTGAACTAAATTCATAAGTTATGAATGcatagaattttttttgaagTATTAATAAAGAAATATCAAATAGAAATGAATACATGTGAATCTAAGTAAATTCGTTTTATTAATTGGGAAATTGTACTAAATATTGATATTTCTTGATTATCTTAAAACTAATTATATTCAATAAATGTAATTTACATATTAtaagttatttaataaaaataaatgaataaataaaatattgtggacaattgttaaataaaattcaatttaattttaaaaaaaattaaatatatttttcataataaatttaaaattatttgtatacTTAAAGATTATGTTGAGTgttaatcaatttaaaatttaagaagtaaaaatatttgtaattagatattatttatattgaaaTTACATTTATACTAGATATCATTTAATTAATAAAGTAATCAAGTGTCATAAAAAAGcatttatatttgttattactGTAAAAGTTATTGAGTAAAGTAGTACATTAACATCGTTTAAAAATATCGAaacaatataatattaatattaatatcaattaaattaatGATCTATGGTTAGAATAATATCACTTACTAatatatatatcactacaagaaaatcatgaaatagaaactaattttagagaaaaaaaataattagttgttatagtgactaaattagagaccattttagagaataaaaaaatttttaaattagtttctattattgttaaatagtttttaaattatatctaattagttaccaatgttttaactaccaattatttagattataaatttgatataaaaaaccttgatagctatagatttagaaatcatttaacaataatagaaactaatttagaaacgaaaagtttttttttagtttctaaaatgttatctaatttagtcactataatatatatatattattgtttttctctctaaggtttttatttcataattttctaataattttaattttatataaaaatattgtaaatatctTTCATAAACTTATTATATgcttattttaattatacaatcaaaacaaatcatgaaaataaatattagtataactacgttaatttacttttaaaaaaattatatgcatATATCTACTATATAGATTtctgtaaaatttaaaaattgattcagaaatatgttaaaaaatgtaAGTTATCAAATATTCTATTTATTTaaactatatataattatttttccatcagtttaatataaatattataaattaatagtaTTTTAACTTAAATCAAACAAATTCTGATTAAAATATCATCTAAATATCTCAATTAAACTATAAACTTtatgacaaaaaaaatgtaataaagtactagataaaaaaacaaaaagttatTTGCAAATAATCattctatatttaaaataatattgaaattctagaaaaaataaatacgGACTTGAATAATTGTAAATTTTATCAGATactcaaaatattttcttttagaaTTAATGTTAgtcatttttctttattttataatcataatacaaatatttttattattaatgtcCCTTAAAATTGTTGTACAAAATTTTAACTCCTTAATtatttagagataaaagaagaaagaaaagctggaaaaaaaaaacaagaaatagAAACATCTCAAATATGTGGGAGTAGAAGCTTTTACACGTATTTAtccagaaaaaaagaaaaatgactTATTATACAACAAAATAATTGAGCAAAGCCTCAAATTGTTGTGTAGTTATTTACTTTAGGTGctttcagagagagagagagatagaaccaaataatttaattgattCCTAATTAGGAGCATAACATTTAGGTTTTCTTGGATGAACAGagagaatatatatatagttaattAATCTCtacaatgttttttttcttattgttcTTCTTTGCCTTGAATAAAGACAGAAATAGGTTAAGCCAAGCAAAACATTTCCTAAATAATTAAGCAAAGAATGTTTGAAGAAGATGCAGCAAGGATATGAATTTTAATGTTCTTAGACAATATATAGtgaaatgaaaagatgaagTTCTAAGAACATACCTTGGGTGGCTTTAGGAGCTCTTAGTTTTGGTAGCATGGTTGGTTGATCTTCAATTCCAACAAACTTGTATTATTAATTGTATGGTGTTGAAGTTGATAAACATGTTTGCATTGTTTGCTTTTAAAGCCTCTCTCCATGAGAGGCCATATGTTTTGATTACTTTTCCAAGTACTTTGCAAGCTTTAATGCTGAAAAATATCCCTATTTTCCTCTCAGCtttttttctctatattttaatcttatttatATGTGCTGTCCTTATTCCAGTTACATAAATTTGCAAGCTTGCACAACTATCATAAAATATATGATTGATATAAACATATAGCTCTCTTCATATTTCTTAATGAtggttaatataaaatatatgagtTAACTTATACCCTTCCcatgtttatatattttcttcatttgaAGCCATTTAATAAATCAGtacattattaataatgttatgtCAACAAAATATCAACACTAAATTgtccaatatttttatttatttaaattagtgtttatttttaatatttatttacttttaatcttattcaattttaatatttatatttatttaagttagtaTCAACTTAAGTTTAGTTAGtgtaatttagttttaatatttaattaagttaGCTTAGGTTTATATgacattaatataatttttatgatatttatttaagttaatattgactaaattgatattaattttATGTGTTAAATTAATGTATATATGACTTAGAATAGAAAGTATAGACAAGTATCaattcaaagttggatttaaacttattaaaataatgtaatttgtGAGTGAGtctaatttataataataacatttcataattttaattttttattttattttataaatattcttaaatttaaaggttttttttagaaatgaataaattaaataaatttaaaacactttaaggtgtttcaatccttataaaaaaaattctataaaaatTATATGTCCCTCAAAGTCTTTttctacttaaaaaaataaagtctcTACTTCAGTACTGTATTGTTTGGTTTTGAATTTGCAATGTTTATACAGATGGAAAGACGAGTGAACTTCTCATTTGTTTCTAATGAATATCATTGATTGCGAGTGTCGAATGGCAAAATTATGGTTTTTTCTTCCCCCTTCAAGTGCAGATAAAGCATGGAAAAGTCACAGTGACACATGTGCATTCTCAATAATGTCCTTTGCTATTTGCAAGAATCTCCACTGTTCATGTTACATGCGAGATTCCTAACCAGCTACACTAATCATGTacatttctttgatttttgtaACCATGCACAACACACTTAATTATTTGATCGTTTGAATTGAGTTCATATTCACTTCAACCTTCTTCTCCAACAAGAAAGCTACACATCTTAACACAAACCAATTTAGCCTCCTCGAATATCTTTCTCTAACATGCTAGTTCAAtatcatatattatatttaacaaaa
This region includes:
- the LOC137838478 gene encoding UPF0496 protein At3g49070-like; translated protein: MLPKLRAPKATQVSDAKQPKDLSKSVNFHEEYLRALRSKSYVDFFDKAQLLAHQPSIYSNQNKYSETLLEPGQETVHNIIDTTILSQKSELKNLMLDYFDISAEASLICSHLLNTINQVQCNYKFIERALEIMDNDDDDSQQKLKLIIVKLNSSILTNPFSDLKCHDFKLISDENASVLNRLKSMRKMLERNFKLKTYLKTSEFCDLVGCDIVAITTRTLTALVTPTILNFTCKNLEKELPRFSRRFLGKVCEQLEIAAKGTYILNKDLDTMSRLVDRLYDDIEHIRAKIQFCLDKKIHKFSLQIVKELRKSDDGFRKTVEELKEHACLCLVTINRSRDLVTKEMTKMAA